The segment GGGTTATTCTAAAATCATCAGCGCTACTTTAATATAAATTTATATAATACAAAACCAGTCGAATTAACGGCTGGTTTTGTATTTATCCTTATCTTGCAAAATTAGCTCTTCGCTTTTTGTTGCATTCAAAGCAATAAATTGGTCGATCAGCGGCTGGCTTAAAAGGAAGCTCGGTGATCGGGGCGCCACAGTCAGCGCATTTGAGGTTCATGTCAGCGACATTGAACATCTGGCGCGGAGGTCTGGGGCCAAAGCCTTGATTGTTGAAGGCCATAAGTTACTTGAAGTCTCGGTCATTTTAACTTATGACCTTTTGATATTATCTCAAGGATCTATCGTTAAAATTGTCCTACTCTTCTGCTCGCTCCCGTCTAAACGAGAGCTTATTTAATTATGTTTACATTATACACTATTCTATGAATTTGTCAAGATAAAAAGAAGTGGCGTCAACTTGCGTTAACG is part of the Patescibacteria group bacterium genome and harbors:
- a CDS encoding CxxC-x17-CxxC domain-containing protein, which translates into the protein MAFNNQGFGPRPPRQMFNVADMNLKCADCGAPITELPFKPAADRPIYCFECNKKRRANFAR